The Solanum pennellii chromosome 7, SPENNV200 DNA segment ATCCTATTACCAGGAGTTTATGTTTTTCAGAATAATTTTTAGTATTGCAGTTTACAAATACTGCTGCTGAATTAGTAGATGTTAACACcgtattttaatttgttttctgATACATCACTGTGTAGGTGCTGCTTCCTTGGGTGGTCTTCTCGTCAAGGAGTTGACGAGTGATCATAATGCACTTAGATTGcatataaaagtggctcatatatgcccttaccgttatacaaacggctcacatatacccctgccgttataaaatgactcacatatatccttcatttaacggaagttaaaaaattaattttaaatttatatttattacttctaatttttttaaaaaaattatttagggatatatatgattcttttatcaaagttcaaggtatattttaatttttttcatacataaattattttttggcttcttttattataattatttgagtttcttattcttattttgtttttttctttcattccttagtttaaagaaaaaaaaattaaactattttttttactgtgtattgtaatttaatttcgtattcgaagaaaaaatttggtcatcttcaataattttacaagaatattagtgaaacataaataaatttgattatcaaaataataattataaattagtcattgaaacagaaaaaaaagtcaaaaaaatatgtttgacgatgattaaatttactcatataagattatattttttagaaaagaataataaaaaattagattaaaattattttttttcatttccgttagaggaaaagggtatatgtgagccatttgtttacaaataggggtatatatgaaccactttcataacaagggtatatcagctctaaatgagaaagttaaggggtatatcagacccttctCCCttctaaaaatatgaagaaaaatatatatggcaAAGGGTCAAATATACCTCTATactatatgaaataatttagATATACTCCTAGTTGTACATTTAGGCTAAATATGCCCTTATGACAGAACACGTGAATGACTTAGATTAAATGAACTATTCAATCTATTCTCACACTTAACTTTAATGCTACGTAGTACATACATTGCATTATTAAATAACCAACGATTTGTTTTTGTAGTAAAAGATCAAAAGTCCGTGAACCTAAAACTCACATGCTAAGTTCACAAGTGTTACagtttaaataatcaaaatccaAATCTTGTCACTTTCCATCCCTTTTTGCTTATATAACAACAAACAATTCCTTCTCACTTCAccaattcatcatcaaaatgGCTAAATCATATAGTACAatgatttttttgctttttgcaCTGATTATCACAGTACAAATTGCAACAATAAATGCTGCAGAAACACCAGCAGTTATTTGCAAGGTCACAATCAATGACCTTATGCTATGTTTACCTGCAGTAATGGGGAAGAAACCTCCGAAACCGACACCGGATTGTTGCGCAGTGGTACGCAAGGCTGATTTACAGTGTATGTGCAACCAGAAATCTGAGTTGGGGAAATTTGGAATCAGTCCTGAAGCTGCAATGAATCTGCCTAAGCAATGTAAAATTAACGTTCCTCATGGATGTTAACATCTGCGTACACTCTATTCTCTCCTGTTTCCACTTGTGGGATTTAAGTGCGTATGTTAGAGAAGTATTGGgactaattaataaaaaagagcaATGTATTTTTACCTGAGTTTGTTTTGAATTGTTTCGCTTCACTTTGTGAAGTttgacattttctttttatgtgtGTTTGTAATTTCTGTTATTTGAGAATTTAAATAAACTTTCTTTGAGTTGTTGGGGTTCACTTATTcgttaatgtatttttttcttacacGCACCAACTATAATAAATTGTGCCTCGATCCCTAGTAAGTTGGAATGTTGGGGATTTATGGGTTCGGACGAATTCACTAGCTTTTTCGTATAGACCTTATGTtgaattagaaaattatttttttaaaatgtatattaaCTTATGAAccttaaataaattgatttagaTCCCCCAAACTCTTAAAATCTTGGCTCCGACAACTATATAATTCTCATTGTCAGTTAAGCTTGTCTTGAGTTTCTACATCTGCTATTTAGGAATGATATAGTCTCTTTATATAGTCTGGACAATCATTATCTTAAGAGCTCGTTTTTGGGgttgagttgagttaaatttttaatttctttatcaaTTTCGATCTAATATTACAAAGTATGTTGTATAGTGAGGAAACATCATGAAAAAGTACGTTGTATAGGTGATGCTTCATCGTAAATTGACTAATTTTATATGAACTGATTAGACGATTACCGTGTGTATCCTCTTTTATTCAAGCTGAAGATCGATAATATGAGCAAACTCGGACCTCAAAGAAATAGAGCCTTGTTTGTTGACATTGAATCGTCATTCAAATGGAAGCCCAACTCATCATGTGCCCAATGGGCTTTATGAGAAGTTGAAAACCCActttgaaaattgataaaacTATTAGAACATATATTATTGGCTGATTTATGCAAATATTCCTTTCATACCCCCTTtagattttattcttattttaaaaaattgttccAGTATATAACCCTCGAGATCGACAAAACATTACATTATCgtctaacattttaaaaaaattcagaatATCGTCTAACGTTTTCTCATAGAACTTTCAATTTAAGCAAATAAAATTCTTACATCATAGACTAAATAGCCGTCCAAGAAAGCGAAAATTTAGTCTACTATATTAAACGTTCATTTAAAACTTGACTTCAGAACGAACATTTCAAAATCAAGAAGTCAAGTCTTCATTGGTATTATATGGTAGTATTTATTACATAGTAGTAATTAAATTATAGTGAATATGATTtgacaaatagaaaaaaaaaacaagagataCAATAATACTAGGAAGTAATTGACAAGATAACAAAAAAGTTGCAAAAGGCTCAAATTGAATGTGTAATAAATTACATCATCGTGCAAACAACTACAACGTCCTTTTCTTTTTGAACAATTCTTAAGGCCACACAAACGCGTATTGTTGATATGACCTTTTCTTTCGTTTCCGTTCGATATTTGGTATCCGTTTTGAGTTCcgactaatttaaatttgtgtcatataaaatttatctaaGAAAATAACGTGTTCTATCGAGATTTTTTTAATGCTCGAGCTTGATCctgaaatttattattaatccCGCTACAATTCGATGCGATTATATTAGTGATATATTCTAACGGCAACTTGATGTTCAAATTTTTTGGGCCTTTTTTTTAGGTTTGGATTTGGAAAGATCAAAATTGGGGAATGGATTTAATGCACAATTCTTGAACTcttttgtgtgtatatatatatatatatatatatatatcttttttattttcttaccaataattcttttttcgttcatttttatttgtttttatattaaaaataaatgtttatttttatttgttcagattaaaataataaaaaataatttatcacttaGCTcctaatattataatttattaaatttataataaatttattatatttaaagtgtaacatgctaaaagggacaaaAGAAGTAGTATTGATTCTTTTGTTTAGCGAGATTGACCGAAAAAGTGACAACTTCACTTTAAGAATTTCgtttcataattttcataaagaaacaataaagtagacttttaattagttaatgagatctcataataataaaaattttcttagACTTaactttcatatatttaatttttgtagacTTTTAATAGACTCCTATTTAATTTAGTTTCGTTGAGCCTCAGTTctgaacaaattttttttagaaagcaTACATTCAAAAGTATTAGCAatgcaaatttaaattaattaaaaattttaaaataaatatcaaatatttgattaaaaacaaaaataaaaatttaattttctctgATTGCTCTCTTAGGATTTTTATAATAAGAAATGAAATATCTAAAACAACAAGATATAAGTTATACGTGTTATGCAATTGTCAATCTGTATTTGATTCTTATTTTGTATCCAACAATACATTTGTTACTTTGCtagtgataatatatatatcttgaTCAAGTCTTTGgactcaatttaaaaaaaagggaaagggtctgatataatcctcaactttgtcatttggagctgatatactcctcgttatgaaagtggctcatatatgtccttaccgttatacaaacaactcacatatacccctgccgttacaaaatggctcacatgtatccttcatttaacggaagttaaaaaaattagtttaaaatttatagttattacttttaattttttttaaaaattatttaggggtatatatgattcttctatcaaagttcaaggtatattttaatttttttaatacataaattattttttgacttcttttattataattatttgagtttcttattcttagtttgtttttttctttcattcctttgtttaaagaaaaaaaatttaaactattttttttgtctatattgtaatttgatttttgtattcgaagaaaaaaatttggtcatctataataagttttacaagaatattagtaaaacataaataaatttgattatcaaaataataattctaaattagtcattgaaataaaaaaaagtcaaaaaaatatgtttgacgaggattaaatttactcatataggattatatattgtagaaaaaaataataaaaagttagattaaaattatcttttttttcatttccgttagaggaaaagggtatatgtgagccatttatttataagttgggatatatatgagtcaatttcataacaaggggtatatcagcttcaaatgacaaagttgagggatatatcagacccgacccttttcccaaaaaaaatcacACAAAAACGTACATATTATGTAGAAATATTGTTCACGTCacttttcattcttttcttaaaaaaaataattaataccgtagagttttaaattttactaataaaatatgataataatgaCTATTTTTCGATTATAATgatttaaaagtttaatttgtaaatttattcaattattagAGAGCCGTCTCTCCAATTTGCTAATTCGTGGCGCCATGTGCGGCCACATGCCTAATTAGTTCCCACCTAGGAACTTTCTTatacaataaattaattttgtgacATTTTTTTATGTTGTGATATTGTAACTacttataattaagttaataaacatataatatgattttatggTTTTCGAACCTAATGTACAATATGAGATAAGCTCTTGTATCATATTCTTATCAGGGTTTGGAGTTTATATTAAAACTCTAATTGAATTCAGATCGCACATTGCGTAGCTTATTTGAAGGTGAAGTTTTTAACCTTTTTTCTTTATATCTAATGTTCGAATTTGAAATCTCTAAAACACTTTCAATACTTTtactttataataataataatatgctCACTATAATTCAGATAGTAATTAGAATTTATCACTAGCTAATTCGTTGCTAGCTAGTGTGTTGTTAATTAGAATTAGTGACATATTTAGCATAAGGTAtcgatttttctaaaaaaaataatcattattatttatagagAATTATATAATAAGGTTCAAGACAATGCTAAAATGACTATTTTAAGAGTTTTGTTTCAgaacattttttattaaatagagATTAAGATAACTAATTATTTACTTTGATTCAAACTCTTGTTTGACTGTAAATTGAATAAAGAACATACTTTTACCACTAATAACTACTCCCTCCATCcgaaattatttgtcatggtttctacttttagagttaaattataaaaattttgactaatattttaagatgtattttttcatcatattaatatgccaaaaatttgtaatttatagtacttttcatatagttttagaatatctaatttttttgtttaaaatatcaaattaatgtgatctaatttacttttaaaaattagtcaaattaactttcgataaatgcaacatgacaaacaatttcgAACAAAGAGAGTACTAAGATATGCTAATCCATGAGCCACAAATGTTTCTGACTTCCTAAATTTAATAACCTTGCCAATTGCAAAAATATCGCGAAATAATGACAGgtcagaaaatttaaaagtaaatatataaataaattaaacgaACTCAATATttactaattaatatatatgtataaaataattttaacatagtaaatatatataataaaaagttatataacgaaaaaaaattcaaataaatccCTTGCGTATCTAGTTCCGTTTCCAAGTCCATAGATTAATTAAACtacaaaattttacaaaaattcgTTAGATTTGTCTCGAGttcaccaattttttttaactattgtCCACAtgcattttttcaaatattttgttttgtacTAATAGACATAAATTATTAGTAGAACCAAAatatcctcttttttttttacaaaaacatcTTAACTGGACTTGTCGATATTGGTGCATAATCTAtagtattataattttatgtttataagtGACTTGGTGCCCACTATGTCATTTGTACAAAATACTATGCACGTAATTAGATAGAATTAGAATATAACTTTATGCTCCAtccattaataataataataataataatattttaaaatattatttgatattatatatctATGATTTAGATTAATGAAGTCgtgaattcataatattttgtgCAAAATCTACTCACCAACCGTTGTACCTgtcaatattcattttttatttttaaaaaaataatacaaagttGAGTCTTCTGACCGACCATTGTTTATTCAATAACCACAAAAAATAATTCTCacaactttatttattattttttatctagaGAAGTTAGATGaaacactttaaaaaaaaaaaaggattacgATGAGCATCCATGGTAATGTTGAATAATAATTGGTCaactctattttattttgttttattcttaattctcattaatttttttatattaaaatcatttttacgAAGTTTCAAACTTACACTAGCTAAGATCTTTTTGTTAAGATCAATTTTTGGGTTcatacttattttttgaaaaaacaacctATAAATCGAGTAGTTTATaatgacaacaaaaaaataaaattaaatggctaagatataaaaaagttataagTTTGATCACTatttaaataattgattaatttatcatttttttaatagaaaatacttattttttaaagtgaaaTTTCAGGCAAACTCCAAAATGAATATCGAAGAACTCTTCattcacataatatataaatacttgAATCATTTGAAGTTTGTAAAGGCATATATATAGTAAGcatttttttccccttttagAGTAGCTAGTAGTGGTAGTACTTTTGCCTTTGGATCATAAATCATAATCACTTGGTATGGCAAATGTagtgcaaactttcattaaagATATTTAAAGTTTATTTGCTTATTATGGATGATGTTGACACTacatgttcatcttaattataaATTGATCACTTTATATTATAGTATTAAGAAGTAGaacatatattgtatatttaGAGAATATGAGTGTAAGTTGTTAGTTTACTTTTAAGAATAAAAGTTCCACTATATACTTGAACTTGAGATAAAATTCTAATAATGTATATTTAGAGACTATGAATGTAAGTTGTTAGATTACTTTTAAGAATAAAAGTTCCATTATATACTTGACATtgagataatattttaatttttctatgtttagtTTATTTCGttgaaaaaataggaaaaataagtTCGATGAATTAATTTATGCCTCCGGCCATCCCAATTACCCCCATTgccttgccctaaccgacaaccatctcTAACCCCGTGAAATCTCTGGAAATGAATCTAAGATTTAAGCTTCTTGCATTCAATATTTAAGGTgtttaaattgagtatattatattttaaaagttataaattcaCGAGCTACTAATTTGTACTTCGCATCAAAATACTAGGTTCACGTGAGACTATAAGGTTACTACATCGGCCTTTGACCCCTACCACGAGTCCTCGACTCCCGTCTCTCCGACTCCCCCAACCACCTTTCATCACCCTCCACAGGACTACCTCTATTCTCATAGTGTTTACTTAACAAACATCGTTTTTATAGTTGAGATTCTTGCGGAATCAATTATATTATCTTCTCATATTAGAGAGAAAATTTGTGTATAATCTATCTTTTTCATATCTCACTTGCAGaaattacaagaaaattatttatgatttatgtgGAACATTTTCTAAAGTATATGTttccataaataatattttaaattgtaccAAAAACACCCTTAATAAAACCATACAACTAGAAGAATCAAGTTAAAGTTATGTGTATTATTAGATTGgcatattcaaattaaatgacaaaaatagTGGCAAGTCACATCAAAGACTCCCCATTATAATTCTCTTCTTGCTGTATTATAGCTGTTGTTTTATGTTCATCATTTTTCCAAAATTGTGATTCTCATTAACTCATATCTTTAATgtctttaattaattgtttgttAATTTGTTATACCCTTGACTTTTTGAATAAATTGCATAGGCAAAAAAATATCACTCTCAAATACATGCATTCTACCAATAATGTAATTTACATGAAGAATTAATCAGTGAGTTTTGAATACCATAAAAACTAATTATATAGAAGAAGAAAGgggacaaaaagaaaaaaaaagcataaacaAATGTTtgtcaaaatatatttgttattgaaccagaataatatatataaattattttttaattattaaccaaattaatatataaattgttgTATTAGCTGAATTGGTCAaattaaaatacacaaaatcTTCAAAGAAATGTGCATGTCGAGACCCTAGGGGATTTATCATGATATCATTCATTGCGTGGTCTACGTTTAGAAATTGTCaaaaacattataataaaaattagtcGTATATCATCATGGATTGCGGTGCAAAGTGAAATTGTTTAGATTTTAATTAAAGATCACGAATTTAATCTTTGAGtttgaaaaaatttatgttCAGAATGCTATGATTAAATAAACTCTGCACATAATCCAAATTAATTGACGTTCTAATGCGAACTCtaaaaattaagtgaaaaaaaaaagttggataATATGAATTCACACGATTGGGATTATATAATAGGGGAATTTTTGTTTGAACTAAtactctattttattattatttggtcGTTAATTATCCAACTTCAATCTGACATTTTTATCTCTTACCAATTTCCATttgaataaaaaacaataagaaaaaagtttgaaaaaactcataattatattataataatatatttagtataatttatagGCAAGATTTAAAAAGAGGATCATGCATGCATCCTCTTTATTCATGTCTTAGGTAGataaatagattatttttaatagatcatcgattcaaataaattatttcaaaacacatttagaaattttatttgtgatttcTGCTATGTTATTTTACTTTCAGTTTCCAAAAATTTACTTGAATTAAATAGGTAAATATGAAAGACATCTACTATTTatggtaattattattatatctaGAAAAAGCCAGGCATGTTATTAATAGATTATTTAATATACCTGGACCTCAGCTGAAACCCGAATTGGAAAAATGGACCGGGTCAGAAGTGGGCCCACGAACAACGTGATCCGTTTTGTAGCTTTTCTTCttaaacattttatttaaataaataaatatctataTTAAACCAACTCaatttatgttaaatatatgattaaatatagcaaaaatatatattcatcaaattaatGAATGATTATATATAagagaagtattgaaaatacttctaaatttgacgtaaattattaattaaattattgatagtcttaaaaaatattcttctgCATGATTAACTGAATTTTGATCTGTCACATAATGTAATAAGTGGTCTCAAATTCAAACTCTTGTAAGAACATGTGATTTCTAATAAAACACCAAAAAGAGTATTGGAAAACGGATCTAAATTTGACGATAATAAAAAAGtgtatttttacttaaattgtaAAATTAGAGATATAATTGAGTTCTGTTTATTAAGTGGAGAAACATTTTTAATACGAAATAGTTTTGAAACGAAATTAATAATTGACGCAAATATTAACTTTTACGTTTTGTGCATAcggatattttatttattggaAATTGTGACACGTAAGCAGAGGAAGCTGACCCATGTTTTGGTCTCCGCTTAGCTGTCTACCAATCAAACAAGCCAGCCAGTCATTGATCAGCCAGCCGTCCTATCAGCTTAAATGGCtccatcattataattattcaCTGCCTTTGGTAGTTATTATGTTTAACAAGCTTCATTAACAAGGCAGTAAAACAGTAACTCCTTGTTTGGTTGTGTTTTAAGATAATTACTTTTGATCGCGTATTTAAAATCTATCTTATATTATTCACgttttagatatattatttttgaatttgtggAAACATAGGACATTGAGTTTCTATATTGATGTGACACTTTATGCATATTTTTTCCACTAAGAATATTTGATCCATGAATTTGAAATAATCtaatttcacataattcataGACTTTACCAAACAATCTACATGGAGACTCAACTATGGACCAAGAGAATAAAGTATTAAAAAGTAGGAAGAATTATGAGGTCTTGGTTCAAACTATTAAAGGGTATAATTATTTGGTACATATCATACATTTCGTtattaagtttaaaataaaaattatattatggtATGACTTAAAAATTTATTCTGCACAGAAAAAATAGAAGATTAATATGTAATTAAGGATTATCTTATTACTAGCGTATTCATATATTTTGCTTGGTGATAGTGTAGACTGTAGAACAACATATcgtattttttcattttgactTTTGTAATCTAGTATCACTTTAAGTTTTTCATATCTCGCGTCCTTAATTGTTTACTGTATTATGATTATTGAGctattttgttgttatattttctttttgtaattaaTTTGCTTTGCTTGAACAAAAGGTCTTTTAAAAACACACTCTCTACTTCAATAAAGTAATGATAAAATTTGCACATACTCCACTTATAGAATTTAACAGATGCATTATTATTGTTCGATTGAAAATATAACTTAATCATGTATAATTAATAAACAtacatttttactttattaattatgatatgcatttattattttgatataaacaCGATAGACTTAGTTTTTACGTTTAGCTAGAGGCATGAGCCGCTGAAGATTATTTAAATACAGCTATTCTATATAGCAAGAGACGCGTAATGAAAGCATCGGCATCCATTAGTACAACTAATAGTTGTATGCATAAATAGTGCTAAAAATATTTGCCAGCCTGAAAATAGCCCACACCCCTCAAAGGCAAGGCACAAACACTCACacactttctctctctatctatctGCTCTCAAAGTCTCCTCAAACTTGTCAATCATCACACTTTTTCTTCACACAAATCAGCTGAATCTCTCCATATTCTCCTCCACCTCCGTCACAAACGGAAAAAAATTACGCCGGAAAACGATTCTCCGGCTAAGCTCGCCGGAAATGAGGAAAATGCGTTCTGTTTTATGTCTCCTGGTACTTTGTTGCTCAGTTGCATTTGTTGCTGCTCAAAGATCTAGCAATGTAACCTCTAAATGGCAAACACTGAGcggtaacttttttttctctctctaaatttCTACTTAATAAGTTAAGAGTAAGCTTAAAATATCTCTCGAAGTTCAGATTAGCTATGAAGGAATTGAAGAGATCATGATAAGTTCTTCGGATGCGTTTTTTTTGGAGTTTTTTTTTCAGCTATGAATTTGTTACAACAGTTGCTTGCTGAGTAGACTTTTGTATTTCAGAAAAATTAACAATGGAAGTTCAATTTAGCTATACGATATTGAAGAAATCGTGAAAAAAAGGTTTAGATTCTGTAGTTTAGAATAGTTTTGCCTATAATTTTGCTGGATAGTAACTGGAGCGGGAGAATTGTTAGGATGATTTGTTCGTTTGAAGTATTCTTCAGTGTTCAGGCGTTTGAGCTGTTGTGAGATTTCTGATCAAGTTAGTTTAATCAGGGGAAAATCAAAAGCTGCATCTAGAATGTGATGGATAGTACCTGTTAATAGTAAGCTAGCTGCTCAGGAAGCAGTGATTTAACTGTTGCACTGGAGACATCTGCTTCTGTAATTCTATGCCAGTAATGGTTGTTAGTATGATGCTGGTGGTACCTGAAGTTGCAGTAAGGAAACATCTTGAAAGAACACAAGTCATTGTTTTTCTGATTTTTGCAAAGTTAACTTTTGATTTTCAGTTGCTAGTCATTGCCATGGTCTTCTAGATTTTGGAGAAACATGCCAAGAtgctttcaattttcaaaagaaaaaaaaatgttctcTTTGCAACTGTCTTCTTATTTCCCACTGTAGTTGATGCAACTCTTTGGCAGCAACTCATACCTAAATCACCTCCTccaagaaggaaaaaaagaaagaatgaaaagaaGGAAAAGTTCCCTTGAATAAGGGGACAGAACTCCAGATAGGATTTCAACGGTGAATTAGTTAGCACTCCCTATTTGTTAAAATAGTCCGTAGAAGTGTTCTTTTCTTTGCCTATAcgagaaaataatgaa contains these protein-coding regions:
- the LOC107024427 gene encoding putative lipid-transfer protein DIR1 encodes the protein MAKSYSTMIFLLFALIITVQIATINAAETPAVICKVTINDLMLCLPAVMGKKPPKPTPDCCAVVRKADLQCMCNQKSELGKFGISPEAAMNLPKQCKINVPHGC